The DNA segment CCATCGCCCGCGCCTACACCGACGCCCGCGTCACCACGATCTACGGCGGCACCACCGAGATCATGAAAGAGATCATCGGGAAGAGTCTGGGCGTCTAAGGCAGTTGCAGTAACTCCTGGCCCGACGCCATCGCCGCCTTCACCATCGGCGGCGTCATGCGCAGGGTCGACTCCGGCACGGCATCGGCGATCGCCCGGCGCTTCCAGTAGTGATGCGACGCTTCGGCGAACAATTCGACGCGCTTCTGCACGACGGCGGTCGGCGCGCCGCCGAGGTAACCCCACACCGTGAACGCGATTTCCCAGTCGTAGATCACCGGGCCGCGGCCGAACAGCGACGCCCGCTTGGTGGCGACGCCGAGGCAGCCGTTGATGACGTCGTTGCGGTGCTCGCCGTCGACCAGCTCGAGCTTGTCGGCGAACCGCTTGGCCAGGAACAGCGCATAGCCCTGGTCCGGCCCTTGATTGCCGAAGCCGTCGCCTTCGGGCATGCGAGTGTCGACGGTCTCGCCCGGCCGCGTCGCCTCCCACCGCTTCGGCGGCGGCAGGAGTTCAGCCGGACGGACTTCGTCGCGCTCGCCGACGGGAACGAATTCAGGTTGAGCCATCGGCTGCGAATCTATTCGGTGGTGTGCAGCAACCCGTAGACGATCGAGTCTTGGAGAGCCTGCCACGACGCCTCGATGATGTTCTCCGAGACCCCGATGGTGGTCCAGGACCGGTCACCGTTGGTCGAATCGAGCAGGACGCGGGTGACCGCGCCCGTTCCGCGGTTGGAGTCGAGGATGCGCACCTTGTAGTCGGTGAGGTGGATCCTCGACAGCGCCGGGTGCCGCGAGCCGATGGCGGCGCGCAGCGCGTTGTCGAGCGCGCTGACGGGGCCATCGCCCTCGCGCGTCTCGATGAGCCGCTCGGTGCCGACGAACAACTTGACGGTCGCCTCGGTGGAAAACCCACCTTCGCCGCGTTCATCGGCGATCACCCGGAACGACTCGAGCCGGAAGAAGTCCTGCTCCCAACCTGACGCTCGCCGCATCAGCAACTCGAGCGAACCGTCGGCCGCTTCGAAGTGATAGCCCTCGTGCTCGAGCCGCTTGAGCGTGTCGATGGTTTCGGTCAAGGCCGGGCCGTCGAGGTCGAGCCCGAGCTCCTTCGCCTTGAGGACGAGCGTCGACTTGCCGGCGAGCTCGCTCACCACGAAACGGGTGCCGTTGCCGACCGACGCCGGCGATACGTGCTCGTAGGCGTCGGGTCGCTTGGCGATAGCGGAGGTGTGCAAGCCGGCCTTGTGGGCGAACGCCGACTGCCCGACGTAAGGCGACTGCGGGTGCAGCGGCATGTTCACCAACTCGGCGATGTGGTGCGAGACGGGCGTGAGCCGCTCGAGGCGGTCGCGCGGGATCGTCTCGATGCCCATCTTCAGCGTGAGGTTCGGGATGATCGTCGTGAGGTTGCAGTTGCCGGTGCGCTCGCCGTAGCCGTTGATCGTGCCCTGCACCTGCCGGGCGCCGGCGCGTACGCCGGCGAGCGCGTTGGCCACGCCCACGCCGGCGTCGTCGTGGAGGTGCACGGCCACGATGACGTCGTCCTTGAAGTGGTCGAGCACCGCGGTGACGGCTTCCTCGACGGCGTCAGGCAGCGTGCCGCCGTTGGTGTCGCACAACACGAGATGCGTGGCGCCCTTCATCACCGCGCCCTCGAG comes from the Acidimicrobiales bacterium genome and includes:
- the cimA gene encoding citramalate synthase translates to MSADRTPSAVEIYDTTLRDGSQLEGISLTVDDKLRIAEQLDWLGVHYIEGGWPGANQKDDEFFQRAQKELKLDTSTLVAFGSTRRKLGKVDSDDTLRHLVEAGTETVCIVGKSSEYHVLHALEADHDEGVAMVADSVEFLTRSGLRVMLDAEHFFDGYRDNPEFTLRVLEGAVMKGATHLVLCDTNGGTLPDAVEEAVTAVLDHFKDDVIVAVHLHDDAGVGVANALAGVRAGARQVQGTINGYGERTGNCNLTTIIPNLTLKMGIETIPRDRLERLTPVSHHIAELVNMPLHPQSPYVGQSAFAHKAGLHTSAIAKRPDAYEHVSPASVGNGTRFVVSELAGKSTLVLKAKELGLDLDGPALTETIDTLKRLEHEGYHFEAADGSLELLMRRASGWEQDFFRLESFRVIADERGEGGFSTEATVKLFVGTERLIETREGDGPVSALDNALRAAIGSRHPALSRIHLTDYKVRILDSNRGTGAVTRVLLDSTNGDRSWTTIGVSENIIEASWQALQDSIVYGLLHTTE